The nucleotide window GCACTTTAAAATACTGCAAAAACATCATATGTCATTAGTGTTAAGAGTCAAGAGTACTTAATCTTTTGTTTCTGACCAGCATGATGTTTCTTTCCCCCCATTTTGcctgtttcagtttcttcctgGACACCAGAAACTAAGTGAGCGAGTCAGGAAGAGACTTTACTATGGCTGGGATCCTGACTATGGCCTAGAAGAGCTATCTAGCCCTGTGGCAGGTCAGACAGTGTGTGTGTGAGCCAATGAGAGGCAACAGGATAGAAGGAAATTAGTAAATGCACATTAACCTATGTCTATAACATTGTTTTGTCTATGTGTGATACAAGTTTTGGATCTGTCTGTGTGAGTGATATATTCAGAGGGATCTGTAATGAAAATTAGATTGTCAGGAGTTGGTTTTCAGCAAAATGAccccattctttccccttttcaccCCTCCCCCATTTAGGAGGTGATTTTTCAATGTTTTGACAGCTTTGTATAAAAACTGGTTTTCCTCAGTATTCTTAATACTCTGCTTACCTGTGTGCACGTTTTCTTCTGAGAATATAATCAGTATGGAAAATCCTAATGTTTAGGACATAGgaattgattaatttttaaagccaAACACATAAAAACCATTGTCATTTGTTATGAAGTATATGTGAGACAGACTTGTCAACACAAAAGTTTCTTTATCATAAGgtttaaattttcaaaatatgaCTGACTTAGGAGAATGAAAGTGAAGGGGAGTTTGGGAGAGAAGAATGCTTTCTAACTCTGGACCCCATTCTCTCTAGACATTGCTGTGGAGTTGCTCCAGAAGGCAGCCCCCAGTCCTATTCGACGGCTCCAGAAGAAATATGTATCTCATGTGTCCCGGTGAGCCCAGAATTAAGGGTACTGTGTGTTTTGTGGGGTTGGGGCTGACAGGACTAAGACAGACTCATAAAGAGGACATTAGATAGGTCTTAAGTGAAGAATTGGAGGCTGGAATGGATGAAGTGAATAGAAGGAAAGAGGACTATAGATATTGTCCTTGGcactaatgtttttttctttcccaaccCCTAGGGAAGCATGTATTTCTCCATGTGCCATGATGTTGGCCTTAGTCTATATTGAACGGCTCCGACACAGAAACCCTGACTATTTACAACATGTGTCATCTTCTGACCTATTCCTTATCTCTATGGTGAGAATCCCTCTTCTCTTCAGCCCCTTCCAATACCATGCCTTTCTGGGGCCCTTATCTTAGGACTCCttgtgcccccccccctttttttatctcTATAGATAAAGGTATCATATAGGGTACTTTAGTGATAGTATCTCTGTTGCCCTTGCAGATGGTGGCCAGCAAGTACCTGTATgatgaaggggaagaggaggaggtctTCAATGATGAGTGGGGGGCTGCAGGAGGTGTGGCGGTGCCTACCCTTAATGCTCTGGAGAGAGGCTTCCTGAATGCCATGGTgagaattttgtttcttttcttggcTTATTTCTACTTGTACCATGATAAATATTGATAGCTCAGCTCCTCAAACCTGACTACTTACATTTTCGGCTACACAAGTCATCTTATAGTAGAAACTTTCTCAGGTTCACTGCCTAATCTCTCTTTAccctcctttctttatttttgtttactaTGTCTCATGCTCTTACCTTTTTCATATAAGAATTAGCTTGATCCTCATTCCTCTTAAATAATGGTCAAAGCTTTTGATGACTAGGAGTATTATATTCATTTAAGAAAGTTCTGTTCTATATCCTGTTTACTCCATCTGgctcaattcatcattcctttctatttttaatttgtagGACTGGAGCCTCTATACTGACCCTCGGGAGATCTTTGAGGTTCTGAGTTGGCTGGAGGGCTGGTAAGTCCTGGAGTACTAGAGAGAGGAAGGACTGAtatgaggagagggaggaagtagaGGTACAGGGGATTAAAAGCCAGTGAGGGGTGGCTGAGTTGTGCTCAGGAGGCACATGGGGCTTGAAGATAAAATGTCATGTTTCTAGTGCCTTCTGGTTCTTAtaacctttcttccttttttaagtgTGAGAGAAGGAAGGGCTTTCATGgcagatttattttaattgttcttATTACTGAAAATATTGGCcttagttttttaaattgtttttaagtaGCTGTAGGGCCTATAGATTTGATAGGCCCCATGAGAACTACTTTAGAATGTTGCCTTTGCTACAGTGGGAGATGTTGGTTGGGGCAATAAATTCTATCTTGCTTAGACTTTTCATGACACATTTCATCTTCTACCAGTGTGGCTGAGCAGCAGGGTCGTCGCCGTGGCTGGTATACCTACACAGACTTATGTGTGCTGTTGGAGCAACGGACCTGGCAGTTGGCTTTGGGCTCATTGTGTCAGCGTTTGGCCAAGGTGAATATAGTCGCAGGAATGGAAGTTGAGTTGAAGATAAATAGAGGAGTGAAGGAGATTCAAGTAGGGAGTGGCTCTAGGGTGGAATTAAGTAATTTTGGAGTATAGTGAATACAGTGAGAACTAGAAGAACTATAGCAATAACATGGGAGGACTTTGGGGGTGAGGCAGAGATTGGGTTGGAGGGATATATTGGCTTAGGAGAGGGTAGTAATCTTTATCTCTGACAAAACAGGGCTGGGGAGGGTATAAAAGGGAGAGTATTTGGgctttgacatttattttttcctccccaaCAGCTGGCCTGCCTGCTAGCCTTGGCTTATGTAAGCAGTGTGACTGTGGCTGTGGCCTCTGTGACCATCCTGCACCAGACATTGGGGCTGCGTGGCACTCCCCCACCTGGACCCCCTGATCTTGGTTGTTTTGCCCCCAAATGCCCACTGGAACCTTGttctctctcttcagcttctggTCCACAACTCCTAAACTCATCTGCTAACACCTCCCAAAATCTAGTGGGGGAAATAGGGCTGCATTCATTGTGGGGAAGCCTTTTGGCTACACTGACTCCTCCACCACTTTTACCAGGCACCCCACCTTCTCAACCCTGCCCCCTTTGTCGGCAGCTCCAGATAGACTCCCCAGCGCACCATGCCTGCCAGAATACCAACTATTCAACCACAACAAGGCCTCTTAATCCCTGGTATCCTCCACCTGGTCAAGTCCCACCCTGGTCCTGGAGCCCCATGGCCCCAGTCCTTCCCCAGCCACAACAGTGCTCCTTGTTTGGTGCTATGGAGCTGGCCCGCCTCAAATCTTTTATCTTTCCGGGATAGATAGAGATTCTGGAAATGTATCAAGGGGAATTAGGTTGCCCTGGGGGACTTAACAGGACAAAGCTTTATCCATTGggaaagaagaatttaaaaatgtGTGATTTAgactgtctctttctttctggatCTTTGTTCGATTTTCTCTAAGGGGAAAGGTAATTGGGGTTGTTGTGGCAGCTGGGTGAAGAGTATGTTGTCTGTCTTTGTGGCCTTTGCCTCTGACTCCATGGCTGGTTGCCACAATTGGTTTCGTGATGTCACTTGGGAAGGCTTCATCCTGGTGACCTGTGTGATGTCACATATAGAAGGCCAAGGGGGAGGACTGTCCCACCTTGGGCTTTGCTAGAGTTGATAATGAGTTTTTGCTCTTGTTTCTTAAGATGAGGGGGGAAGTATGAGAGTAGGGGGACAAATTGAAGCTGGTCTACATGAAGTCCCTAGGACTTGAGTGCTACGGGATGATAGGGCCAGAGAGATCGGAGGCTGCTCTGGAATGACAACAGGAAAGGACACTGAGAAAGAGCCTGccttttagaataaaaatataggGGGTTCTTAGCCTTTGTCCTCTATTTTCCAGCCATCATTCCTCCGTGCCCCCTGCCTATATACTCCACCTTTTGTTGGTACCTCTTCCCCATGTCTTTCCTCAGGTCTCCAGCCCCTTGGTTTGTACTTGGTTGGTTTTTTCCCCATGCTTTTATAGAAGAATTTGAGGTTTCAATAAACAGTTTTAAGTTGCATGGCCTGGACTCTGTTTCCTGCACCAGCCCCTGACCACATCCAAGGCTTCCAGAACTTGTAATTAACAtgtctcagttccttcattcctcaaacccttttctctttgcctctctcctgAGCCTCCAATCATTTTCATAGATTTTGGTCTCAGTTTAAAGATTACTCCATGCTCCTTTGTCCCAGTGACCCTTGTTCTTTATTCACTATTCCCAGCCCCACCATCTCTGCCTTCTCTTATGCAGTGAGTCCTGGAATGCCCTTTGACTGTCATCTAGTTTTGGGTTTGTCACTTGTTCTAAGTGTTTTAAGAGCTTGACCTATTTTTTCAATATTAGCTCTGAGAAGTAGTTGGAGATTTGTTTTAACCTAGTATGATCTCAAGGTTGAAGCCTACAAGGGAGCATAATTACTGGCTATTTAGGAAAGCTGGAACAAGTGGGTACTTTTGGCCTCtgatttttgtgtgtatgtggtaTGGTGTATCATCTACATTTTCCTGCTTCCTCAATGGTCTGGGTTTTCAGGGAGGAGAATGCCATGACATTAGGATCAGGGGGTAGGGAGGGACTTGGGGACTCAGCAGAACAAGGCCTCCCAGTTAATAGGTGATGGAGTTTGCCACAGAACCGGGCAAAGGTGAATGCATTCCACTGTCCTGCAGATCTCTCATCTCTCCGTTTTGCTTCACTGCCACTCTGGCCCCTCTCTAAACTAGGCAGTTGACACTACTGAATTCTAACTTCTTACACTGGACGAAGAGCAGCAAGGATAGGCCTGAATCGTGGCAGCATGAACAAGCAGACTCACCAGCCTGACCCACTCCCCTGTTTGGATTCCCAGGCCTCTGTGGCTCTGCGGCCGGCTCCCCAAAGCCCCTCACCCCAGTCCTTGGATTTTCTGTGTGCTGCTCCTTCCTGGGGTCTCAGCTGGCTCTTGGCTGTACAGGTAGAAGGAAGGATAGTCAGAGATTTGTATGTCTAAAGAGTCGTCTGGGAGGTGGATAACAGAATTTCTTGGAGGGAACAGTATTTGAGagcccttttcctcttccccccttCTGCAGCACATTCTGGTCCTGGCCTCTTTGCTCTGTGTCTCCCACCTGCTACTGCTTCGTAGTCTTTCCCCGGGAGGACTTTCCTATGCCCCTGCCCAGCTTTTAGCATCCAGTCTCTTCTCATGTGGTTTGTCTACTGCCATGCAAACTTGGATGGGCAGCAGGTGAGGGGGCACCAGAGGAGAAATTGAAAAGATCTGATTGTATGGATGCAGTGCCTTTAGGGAGGGagtccccttccccctctctgccCAGGTAAGTCAAGCAAGCATGCTCTCTCCTTTTCTGCCTGCTGGTATCTACAGGCTGCCTCTGGTCCAGGCCCCATCCTTTGAGTTTCTCATTCCTGCTCTGGTATTGACCAGCCAAAAACCATCCCACACTACCTGGGCACCTGGAAACAGTGAGCATTGGGCAAGGGCAAGGGGAGGTGTTACTCAGGAACTGCAAAAGTGGGAAAATTATATATTCATGTTTGTCATGTGGGCATTGGGTTGAGGCTACAGAGGATGGACAATCTGGCTCCGGTACTATTAGTTGGTACTTTCAGTCAGCAGTAGTTGGTTTTCATCTATTCAAATTTCCAAGTCCTTATGTTCTTCCTCCACCCCTACCCCTCTATTCTTACCCAGATTCCCAAACACCAGGGCCATGTGTGGGAACAGCTTGCTTTACCCTGGGAAGCTGGGATGAATCTCTGAGAGAGGTGGGTGTTCTCCCCTAGACAGGTAGGGGTGAAAGTGGCATATGTGAGGTCAGGGGAGGGACAGAGATgggtttttttcttgttctttttactAAGGTTCCTGGCACTGAAATTGTCTTTGGAGGAAAGGGCTAGGGGAGGGAAGTACTAAGGTCTTTGGGACCTACCCCTTGGGCTACCTCCCCAAGATTCAAAGTGCAGCTTGTCTTCTCTCTCCCCAACCTTATTTCTTTTCACCCCTATTCAGGTGTCAGGTGCTGTGCTGATGTCTGGGCTACTTCAGGGGACACTAGGGTTGTTGGGCGGGCCTGGTCGATTGTTCCTCCACTGTGGGCCCCTGGTCCTTGCTCCCAGCCTGGCTGTGGTAGGGCTTTCTGCTCACAAGGAAGTTGCCCTGTTCTGTTCTGCAAACTGGGGCCTGGCATTGCTGTACGTGAGTCTCAGCGGAAGTGTGGACAAACCTGAGCTGCCTTGCTTCAGTAGAGATCTGGAGGAGGGCAAAACAAGGAATTTTGAGTCCAAAACTTTTTGCTCAAGCTTTCCATTTTAACCCCCACCACCAATGGCATTTATTGTTACTGCATTATTACTTCTTTCCCCTATACCCCACTCCCCCATTCCTCTTCAAGATTTCTCAGCTTCCCTGTAGGGCCCCCATGATAGTATCCTCTCTCACTTTTCCTACCCTGCCTCCAACCTCCCCACCCTCCCCCGTACCCAATTCTCATAGTACACAACCTCAAATTACCCCTCTTCCCCTGCTATGCCATGTGCTTTTCTGTCCTGTCTTCCATGATGCTAAAGAATCTCTCTGCTTTTAGGCCTATCCTACTTATGGTTGTATGTTCTCAGCATCTGGGATCCTGTCTGCTGCCCTTGTGCCCACTTCGAACTCCTGTCCCCCCAACTCACACCCTCGTCCCTGTCTTCCGCCTCTTCTCGGTATGTGGAGGCCAGCAATGATCATAATGCTTTCCAGGAGTGTCCTCTGCCATCCTATGTCAGTTTCACCTAGCTGGGGTTGGGGATTCCATCCTGTCTCAGTCTTGTCTCATACAGGTACTGCTTCCTGTGGTCTGTGTTTGGATCCTCTCTGCTTTACTGGGCCTTAGTTTCACTCCGCAGGAGCTGTCTGCCCCTAACATCCCCCCATGGCTGTGGCTGCCTCACCCAGGTAGGACCCCCAGGTCACATTTTTCTCCTCTGTTCTGTTCCCTATCCAAGCACCTAGGCAGACATAAATGTTTTCAGAGTCAgcatcaattagcatttattaagcatcagacACGGTGCCATGgactggggatagaaagaataAATGACTCAAGATAGGTCttatcttcaaggagctcaccCTCTAAGGAGGGAGGTTAGCTAACGAGGAGGTATGATAAAGGCCTATTTGGGATGGGAATTGATCTGAGGAGGGATGAGCTTCCAAGCTGATTTCATCTTGCAGAATAATGAATTTCTAGAGATGATGAAGTTCAGAAAAGTGGTAGTTATTCTTTGAAGTCATtgtttaatagattttatttctgGCTTAAGGCCTGTGTGTCCCCCAAGCTTATGGTGCCATTGTTTAAGACTGTACTGGTGGGAGAAATGATTTTATCACATGGAGAAAAGAGAGTTCTGGAAACTGGAGTCCTTGCTTATTTTGGAACAAGTGGATTTCCTAGCCTGTAGGCAGGGAGAAATTGGGAGCAGGTTGGGTATTTCAGATTTGTTATCTGTTAACATCTGAGATGCCAAATGACTCCCAACTCTTTCCAGGTGGATGGGGTTGGCCCAAGTTGACCCTCCGAGGCCTGGCTGCAGGCACTACCATGGCTTTAGCATCTTCTACCAGCTCCTTGTGTTGTTATGCATTGTGTGGCCGTCTGCTTCAGTTGACTCCTCCTCCCTCCTATGCCTGCAGTCGAGGCATGGGCTTTGAGGGTCTTGGTAGCCTGCTGGCTGGACTGTTGGGGAGCCCTTTGGGGACTGCCTCTAGCTTCCCCAATGTGGCCACCACCAGCCTCACCCAGGTATTGACATTGGAGCCAGAAGACGAAGGGAGGTTTCCTGAGGAGGGCAGGGGATATAGGGTAGTGGATATAATAGTCTTGCCTGTGCAACTTACCCTCTATCCTCATGCTTAGGCTGGGTCTCAGAGAGTGGCAAGGCTTGCCAGCCTCCTGTGTATAGGGTTGGGTCTCTCTCCACGGCTGACACAGGCCCTCACCACCATTCCACTGCCAGTTCATGGTGAGTACAAGTCCTTGCTGTGAGTTTTCTTGTGTACTTGGtctcttttaaaactatttttcctcAAAGGTTCCTAGTTGAATCCTGACATAGTGATGGGATTTAATTTTCATCATTCTACTTTTTCTGGGATTTTTCCTTGCTATAGGGACTCAAGTTTTCCCTGCAGGTGGCACATAGTGTGTCAGGATACAGAACCTTGTGTACCACTTTCCCAACATCTTTGGCCAAATCCATTGCTTTTTCTCCCCCCAGTTCTCTTGCTGTTGAGCCTCTCTGAAGCATTTCTTACTGAAATCTTGCTTAATATTCTCTTCCTTTGGTTTCTATGACATTGCACTTATAGTTCTTCTACTACCTCACTGTTCCTCATTGATCTCTTGttgacttttcttccttctttcacctCTTACACATGGTTGCTCCCCAGTGATTTGTTTTTGGTCCTTCCTTCTTTGTACTCTTCCCCTTGGTGATCTCAGTTTCATAGCTTTAATTATTACCTTTCTGTGGTTGACTTCTAAGTCTTTCATCTCCAGCCCTGACCTCTAGCCCATATTTTCAACAGCCTGCTGAATATATCCTTCTGGATATCTAACAACCAGCATTTATTACAGCTCTAGCATTTACTGGACTCTTTGCTAGGCCCTGGGgatatgatgaaaataaaaacatctttGTCCTcagagaacttatattctatcaaaggagacaatatatgcacattaaaaaatatatacaaattataaataaaatgaaaagttgctttttttttcttcaggggaGGCATTAGCAGCTAGGAAAGGCCTTTTGGAGTAGGTTGCCCTTGAGTTGGGTTttagaggaaaggagaaattCTAAGACTTGGAGATGAAAAGGGAAtccaaaggcatggagatggaatTTTGTGAGACACATTAAGAAAACCTCCATAGTTCAAACATAGCATATCTCAAATTGAACTCATAATTTTCTCTCAAAACTTAGACTTCTCTTTAACGCTACCTGTATTTCACTATTCTCTAAGGCTCAAAAATGGCTCAAAACttggagtcatctttgactcttctttaGTTGATTTTGCTTTTTCATAACCTCTCACATCCGTCCTCTGGGTCCCATTGAAATCATCCTGGTTCAGGTCCTGATTGCCTCTTGGGGAGGTGATTGTAAAAATTCACTAACTGGTTTTTCTGCCTTTgttcccctcccctacccccaatcATTCTGGTCCTAGTGATATTTTGGCCTTCAAATGTCTCTTTTCCTAGCAGGATAgtcctccacaatctggcttCAGCTTTTCCTCCTTAGCTTCCTTCCCTTTTGTGCCACTTTGCTCCAGATATCTCATTCCAGATAGAAAGACTTAGGAGATCTCATGCTTCTATAGTGTAGCATTGTAGAAAGAGTGATAGACTCAAGTCAGAATCTCATTCCTGGCACTGCCATTTAACTGTGTGATTCTCCCAGGCAAAGCATTTTGCTGTCCAGAAATTTTTAGTTTCAGTTAAATTTCCTCCTTAGGTTGTTTCTTTACTGTCTACTTCAGaggcttgttgtgaggaaagGGCTTCGTGAACCTGAAATGCTAGTTAAATGTATTTGATGCtgataatatttttctcaaaGAATTGTCCCCTATTCCTGGAACTGAACTTTCCTTCATCTCCAACTGTTGAGATTATTCTCCTCCTGAAGGGCTGATACCCTCAAGTCTTAGGTGATCAatttcttcatgaagccttccttgacaACCAAGCTGGAAACGAAGTTTCTCCCAGCTTTCTCATCACTCTTTGTTTAGATCATTCCTTtccaatttttacattttgtattttattatggttatttgtatatgtttttatgccccaatGTTATATTGTAACCTCAATGAAGAAAGAAtgtattttaatttcatctttgttTCCCTAGTCCTTGGTACAATGTTGGAATAATTCCCCATCTAGGTGCTGTGCTGGGGGTGAATCAGGCAGTCATTTTATCTATGGGTTTTTCCTACTTCTACTCTACGGATATTGACTCAGGACGCAATGTTTTCATTGTTGGTTTTGCTATCTTCATGGCACTGCTGCTACCCCGATGGCTTCAGGATGCTCCCATTCTCAACACAGGTGAGGATGctaggaaggggaagaggaggagctgTCAAATAGAGATGGCTGGAGGGCTCCTAAGTGTAGCCAGTCTCTAGATGTCTCCTCTAGGCTTCAGTCCATGCCAAACCAAGTCTTTCGTAGGAGAGGAACTTGGGGGAATTTGGAGCCAAGAGAATCCAGTGGCCTGGAGTTTGTTTGCCTTTTGGGGTCCTGGGAGCCCAGAAGCAGAAAATGTTGAGGAGAGATCCAAGTGCTGGATGGTAGGAAGTAATGGGATTGGtgaatggaagaaaaggaaggggaggaTGAATGCTTGCAAGCTCCAGAAAGTTGGATTGTTTAGTAATAACTGATCTTTGGCAAATTGACTTCAATTCaactccctcatctgtaaaatgaggggactagACTATATAACCCctatttatacagcactttaccTTTTACAAAACACTTGCTTCCTAGCCATCTTATGAAGGGAGGCGATGTGAATATTATTCCCCACTTGACAGATGAAGAAGCAGGTACAGAGGTACTCAAGGTTATACAAAGAATAGAATGGAATCAGCCCTTTGTCCCATTTACCATGTAATCATGCCCTTCCCTGAGACATTGTGGTCTCCAAGGTCCCTCCTGCCTCTGACAGTTGGTGATTCCAAGCCTCAGAGCAGGCTGGGCACTATGGAGTTAACGTTTGTTACTCTCCACTCCGTTCCATAGGTTTAAGTCCTGTGGATGTGCTGCTTTGCTCTTTTTTGGCGGAGCCTGTGCTTCTGGCGGGCCTCTTGAGCTTCCTCCTGGAGAACACCATCCCGGGTGAGCTGAATGCTGGGGATTGTGGGACAGTGGAGGTGGGAGGGTTTTCTTGTGGAGAGAAGTGACTGACCgacttttttttcttgaatgaCTTTTCAGGAACTCGATTAGAGCGAGGTCTACTGTCTCAAACCTCTCCGAAGCCCATAAAGAATGCTTTGGAATATGAGCTGCCTGCCCCCTTTCAAAAGCTATTCTCCTTTCTCCCCCAAAGCCTACAATGCCTCTGTCCCCGGCCCGAGGACACAGGGGATGAAGAGCAAGGGCGTTTGGAGCCCAGAGAGACCACAGACTTGTTGCCCAGCCCTGGGGATCTAAGCCTCAGTCCTATTATGACCAGGGCTGATTGATGACCCCTTCTCAACTGGCCCTTTTAATTCCTCTTTAGGAAGGGGGAACCATTCCCAGTCTTCTCTTTGCTGTATCTCCCAAACTTCCCAGGAGCGAACTAGAACGTGTTGAGGGAAGGGAGTTTCATTATCCCCTCTACCCCACATAAATTTCACCTAAACCTCGAGAGCCGGTTTGGAGACTCATCAATTTGGCCAAAGGCAGACCCTCTCCGCCTCTTTTCTGATCTCCAGCAT belongs to Monodelphis domestica isolate mMonDom1 chromosome 8, mMonDom1.pri, whole genome shotgun sequence and includes:
- the CNPPD1 gene encoding protein CNPPD1; protein product: MDLSGLLLDEEGAFSLAGFQEFTFLPGHQKLSERVRKRLYYGWDPDYGLEELSSPVADIAVELLQKAAPSPIRRLQKKYVSHVSREACISPCAMMLALVYIERLRHRNPDYLQHVSSSDLFLISMMVASKYLYDEGEEEEVFNDEWGAAGGVAVPTLNALERGFLNAMDWSLYTDPREIFEVLSWLEGCVAEQQGRRRGWYTYTDLCVLLEQRTWQLALGSLCQRLAKLACLLALAYVSSVTVAVASVTILHQTLGLRGTPPPGPPDLGCFAPKCPLEPCSLSSASGPQLLNSSANTSQNLVGEIGLHSLWGSLLATLTPPPLLPGTPPSQPCPLCRQLQIDSPAHHACQNTNYSTTTRPLNPWYPPPGQVPPWSWSPMAPVLPQPQQCSLFGAMELARLKSFIFPG
- the SLC23A3 gene encoding solute carrier family 23 member 3 isoform X4 gives rise to the protein MNKQTHQPDPLPCLDSQASVALRPAPQSPSPQSLDFLCAAPSWGLSWLLAVQHILVLASLLCVSHLLLLRSLSPGGLSYAPAQLLASSLFSCGLSTAMQTWMGSRLPLVQAPSFEFLIPALVLTSQKPSHTTWAPGNNSQTPGPCVGTACFTLGSWDESLREVSGAVLMSGLLQGTLGLLGGPGRLFLHCGPLVLAPSLAVVGLSAHKEVALFCSANWGLALLPILLMVVCSQHLGSCLLPLCPLRTPVPPTHTLVPVFRLFSSCLIQVLLPVVCVWILSALLGLSFTPQELSAPNIPPWLWLPHPGGWGWPKLTLRGLAAGTTMALASSTSSLCCYALCGRLLQLTPPPSYACSRGMGFEGLGSLLAGLLGSPLGTASSFPNVATTSLTQAGSQRVARLASLLCIGLGLSPRLTQALTTIPLPVHGAVLGVNQAVILSMGFSYFYSTDIDSGRNVFIVGFAIFMALLLPRWLQDAPILNTGEELGGIWSQENPVAWSLFAFWGPGSPEAENVEERSKCWMPSYEGRRCEYYSPLDR
- the SLC23A3 gene encoding solute carrier family 23 member 3 isoform X3 → MNKQTHQPDPLPCLDSQASVALRPAPQSPSPQSLDFLCAAPSWGLSWLLAVQHILVLASLLCVSHLLLLRSLSPGGLSYAPAQLLASSLFSCGLSTAMQTWMGSRLPLVQAPSFEFLIPALVLTSQKPSHTTWAPGNNSQTPGPCVGTACFTLGSWDESLREVSGAVLMSGLLQGTLGLLGGPGRLFLHCGPLVLAPSLAVVGLSAHKEVALFCSANWGLALLPILLMVVCSQHLGSCLLPLCPLRTPVPPTHTLVPVFRLFSSCLIQVLLPVVCVWILSALLGLSFTPQELSAPNIPPWLWLPHPGGWGWPKLTLRGLAAGTTMALASSTSSLCCYALCGRLLQLTPPPSYACSRGMGFEGLGSLLAGLLGSPLGTASSFPNVATTSLTQAGSQRVARLASLLCIGLGLSPRLTQALTTIPLPVHGAVLGVNQAVILSMGFSYFYSTDIDSGRNVFIVGFAIFMALLLPRWLQDAPILNTGEELGGIWSQENPVAWSLFAFWGPGSPEAENVEERSKCWMVGSNGIGEWKKRKGRMNACKLQKVGLFSNN
- the SLC23A3 gene encoding solute carrier family 23 member 3 isoform X2, translating into MNKQTHQPDPLPCLDSQASVALRPAPQSPSPQSLDFLCAAPSWGLSWLLAVQHILVLASLLCVSHLLLLRSLSPGGLSYAPAQLLASSLFSCGLSTAMQTWMGSRLPLVQAPSFEFLIPALVLTSQKPSHTTWAPGNNSQTPGPCVGTACFTLGSWDESLREVSGAVLMSGLLQGTLGLLGGPGRLFLHCGPLVLAPSLAVVGLSAHKEVALFCSANWGLALLPILLMVVCSQHLGSCLLPLCPLRTPVPPTHTLVPVFRLFSVLLPVVCVWILSALLGLSFTPQELSAPNIPPWLWLPHPGGWGWPKLTLRGLAAGTTMALASSTSSLCCYALCGRLLQLTPPPSYACSRGMGFEGLGSLLAGLLGSPLGTASSFPNVATTSLTQAGSQRVARLASLLCIGLGLSPRLTQALTTIPLPVHGAVLGVNQAVILSMGFSYFYSTDIDSGRNVFIVGFAIFMALLLPRWLQDAPILNTGLSPVDVLLCSFLAEPVLLAGLLSFLLENTIPGTRLERGLLSQTSPKPIKNALEYELPAPFQKLFSFLPQSLQCLCPRPEDTGDEEQGRLEPRETTDLLPSPGDLSLSPIMTRAD
- the SLC23A3 gene encoding solute carrier family 23 member 3 isoform X1 — its product is MNKQTHQPDPLPCLDSQASVALRPAPQSPSPQSLDFLCAAPSWGLSWLLAVQHILVLASLLCVSHLLLLRSLSPGGLSYAPAQLLASSLFSCGLSTAMQTWMGSRLPLVQAPSFEFLIPALVLTSQKPSHTTWAPGNNSQTPGPCVGTACFTLGSWDESLREVSGAVLMSGLLQGTLGLLGGPGRLFLHCGPLVLAPSLAVVGLSAHKEVALFCSANWGLALLPILLMVVCSQHLGSCLLPLCPLRTPVPPTHTLVPVFRLFSSCLIQVLLPVVCVWILSALLGLSFTPQELSAPNIPPWLWLPHPGGWGWPKLTLRGLAAGTTMALASSTSSLCCYALCGRLLQLTPPPSYACSRGMGFEGLGSLLAGLLGSPLGTASSFPNVATTSLTQAGSQRVARLASLLCIGLGLSPRLTQALTTIPLPVHGAVLGVNQAVILSMGFSYFYSTDIDSGRNVFIVGFAIFMALLLPRWLQDAPILNTGLSPVDVLLCSFLAEPVLLAGLLSFLLENTIPGTRLERGLLSQTSPKPIKNALEYELPAPFQKLFSFLPQSLQCLCPRPEDTGDEEQGRLEPRETTDLLPSPGDLSLSPIMTRAD
- the SLC23A3 gene encoding solute carrier family 23 member 3 isoform X5, with the translated sequence MNKQTHQPDPLPCLDSQASVALRPAPQSPSPQSLDFLCAAPSWGLSWLLAVQHILVLASLLCVSHLLLLRSLSPGGLSYAPAQLLASSLFSCGLSTAMQTWMGSRLPLVQAPSFEFLIPALVLTSQKPSHTTWAPGNNSQTPGPCVGTACFTLGSWDESLREVSGAVLMSGLLQGTLGLLGGPGRLFLHCGPLVLAPSLAVVGLSAHKEVALFCSANWGLALLPILLMVVCSQHLGSCLLPLCPLRTPVPPTHTLVPVFRLFSSCLIQVLLPVVCVWILSALLGLSFTPQELSAPNIPPWLWLPHPGGWGWPKLTLRGLAAGTTMALASSTSSLCCYALCGRLLQLTPPPSYACSRGMGFEGLGSLLAGLLGSPLGTASSFPNVATTSLTQAGSQRVARLASLLCIGLGLSPRLTQALTTIPLPVHGAVLGVNQAVILSMGFSYFYSTDIDSGRNVFIVGFAIFMALLLPRWLQDAPILNTGEELGGIWSQENPVAWSLFAFWGPGSPEAENVEERSKCWMV
- the SLC23A3 gene encoding solute carrier family 23 member 3 isoform X6, translating into MNKQTHQPDPLPCLDSQASVALRPAPQSPSPQSLDFLCAAPSWGLSWLLAVQHILVLASLLCVSHLLLLRSLSPGGLSYAPAQLLASSLFSCGLSTAMQTWMGSRLPLVQAPSFEFLIPALVLTSQKPSHTTWAPGNNSQTPGPCVGTACFTLGSWDESLREVLLPVVCVWILSALLGLSFTPQELSAPNIPPWLWLPHPGGWGWPKLTLRGLAAGTTMALASSTSSLCCYALCGRLLQLTPPPSYACSRGMGFEGLGSLLAGLLGSPLGTASSFPNVATTSLTQAGSQRVARLASLLCIGLGLSPRLTQALTTIPLPVHGAVLGVNQAVILSMGFSYFYSTDIDSGRNVFIVGFAIFMALLLPRWLQDAPILNTGLSPVDVLLCSFLAEPVLLAGLLSFLLENTIPGTRLERGLLSQTSPKPIKNALEYELPAPFQKLFSFLPQSLQCLCPRPEDTGDEEQGRLEPRETTDLLPSPGDLSLSPIMTRAD